Genomic segment of Burkholderiales bacterium:
GCGCCAGGGACAAAGCGTTGACTCCCCGATGCTCGGCGCTGGGCATGACCTGCCGCATGAGGCTGTGCTCATGCTGGTAGCGCGAGTCGCCGATCAGCAGGCGGTGCCTGAGGGTCCCGGGGTTGTTCACCACGATGCGCACCGTTTCGCCCGGGCGCACCGAGAAGCTCGCGGGCGAGATCCGCAGCCGGTCCGACAGCTCCAGGCGCACCGTCCGGCTCGCCTGATCGGCCGCTCCCGGCCGGCCGAAGGCGAAACTTCTTGCCGGGTCCTGCGTCTTGCGTTCGTGGCCGTGCTGCTCATGGATCTGGCGCGCGGTTTCCTGCAGAGTCTGTCCGGTCATGCCGGGCATCCCGCCCATCCGGGGCGGGAAGTCGTGCGGGCTGTGCTGGGCGACGGCAAGACCCGAGGTCGTTGCCAGAACCAGGCTGACCGGAAAGAAGATGGATTGCCGCATGGGGTGCCTCCTCTCACGACTCGGAGTCGCGCGAAAACCTCACTTCGCACTGGTCACCGTCATCTTCATCCCCGCCGGATAGTGACCGGGGACGTGACAGGCAATCTCGAAAGTGCCGGGCCTGGTGAATTGCCAGATCAGCGCTTTCGTCTCCCCCGGTTCGACGGTGATGACATTGGGCTCGTCGTGCTTCATGCCCGGCATGGCTTGCATCATCTCGGCGTGCGCGGCCTGTTCTTCAGGGGTGCCGATGCCGAACTCGTGTGTAAGCTTGCCCTTGTTCTCGACCACGAAGCGCACGGTTTCGCCCGCTTTCACCGTGATCGACGAGGGTTCGTAGCGCATCGAGTCCAGCATCACGACCTTGATCGTGCGCCTGACCGCCGCGGCCATGCCCGGCTTGCCGGCAGCGGATGCGTGGGCGGCATGGTGCGCGTGCGCGCCGTGACCGTGATGCTTCTCATCGGCTGAGACGGCAGCGCTGACCAGCCCGGCGACACCGGTCGCCATCACGGCAAGAAGGAATCGCGTTTTCATGGTTCTCTCCGTGGCAGTCAGGCGATCACCTCACCGGGGCAATGCGCGTGATGTGATACTCCTTGCCCATCTTCACCAGGTCGAACTCCACGCGGTCTCCCTCCTTCAGGCCCTTGAGCAGGGCGGGATCGTGCGCCTTGAAATCCATGACCATCCTGGGCCAGCGCAGCGATTGGATCGGCTCGTGCTCCATGGTGATCACGCCTTTGGCGAGATCGACCGACTCGACCAAGCCCTTGCCCCGATGGATCTTGTCCGACTGCGAGGCGTGATGGCCGGAATGCTCTTCATCCGCCGCGTTCGCAGGTGGCAGTGCAAGGCCGAGCGAAAGCGCGGCCGCGGTGGCAAGAATTGCAGTTTTCATGTGATCTCCTTTTCAGGTGAAGTGAACGAACAATGAGTCGCGTTGGTGCGCTCCATCCTCAGCCGCTCCGTGCCTGCTGATCGGTGTCTTCTTCGGGCGTAGGCTTGAAATCCTGTCTGACGGGCACGGGGATATCGCCTTCGAGCTTCCATGCGACCGTTCCCTTCGGGTGTTCGTACCAGCCGGGATCGGTGTAGTCGCCGGGCGGCTGCGCGTCGCGCACTTTCACCACGGTGAACATGCCACCCATCTCGATCGGCCCGAAAGGCCCTTCCCCCGTCATCATGGGCAGCGTGTTTTCCGGCAGCTTCATGTGGCCCATCGCCGTGTGCGCGGCGTGCTCGGCCATCCCGGTCTCGCCCATCGCCATGTAGCCGGGTACGAGCTTGCGGATGCGCCGCGCGATGTCGTCGTGCTTGACGCCGATCATGTTCGGAACTTCATGACCCATCGCGTTCATGGTGTGATGCGACTTGTGGCAGTGCAGCGCCCAGTCGCCCGGCGCGTCGGCGACGAACTCCCCCACCCGGATGTTGCCGACCGGCACGAGCAGGGTGGTCTCCTTGTAGCGCGCGCTGGGCGCAATCCACCCGGCGTCGGTTCCCGTCACCTCGAACGCAGTTCCGTGGATGTGGATCGGATGCTCGTGCATGGACAGGTTGGCGATGCGGATGCGCACCCGATCGCCGGTGCGCGCGACCAGTGGATCGATCCCCGGGAACACGCGGCTGTTGAAGGCCCACATGTTGAAGTCGGTCATCACCGACGGGTCGGGCGTGGCCGTGCCGGCGTGGACCGCGAAGTTGTGCAGGATGAAGCAGTAGTCGCGGTCGATCTTCGGGTGCTCGGGGGTGCGCGGATGCACGATGAACATTCCCATCATGCCCAGCGCCATCTGCACCATTTCGTCGGCGTGCGGGTGGTACATGAAGGTGCCGTTCTGGCGCAGCGTGAACTCGTAGACGTAGGTCTCGCCGGGCTGAATCTGCGGCTGCGTGAGCCCTCCGACGCCGTCCATGCCGTTGGGCAGGAAGATGCCGTGCCAGTGAATCGAGGTGTGCTCCGGCAGCTTGTTGGTCACCAGGATGCGCACGCGGTCGCCTTCGACGCACTCGATGGTCGGACCCGGCGTGGAGCCGTTGTAGCCCCAGCAGTTGACGATCATGCCGGGCGCGAACTCGCGCTTGACCGGTTCGGCGACCAGGTGGAATACCTTCACGCCGCCTTCCATCTTCCATGGCAGCGTCCAGCCGTTGAGCGTAACGACCGGCGCATAGCTGACGCCTGCAGGCGCGGGCAGCGGCGGCCGGGTCGCGGCGGAGGCTTTCTCCGCAGCGGTCGCGGGGCGAAACGCCGCGCTGACCGCGCCGCCGGCAAACAGCGCGGCGCCGGTCTTCAACAGATCGCGTCGAGTGATCATTGCGAATCTCCGTGCTGATGTTGGCCTTGATCCTCGGGTCGAGCCGCCGGGCTCTGCGTCGAGGTTGCATCGCCCGCGGCCGCCGGAATCGCGAGCGCGGCGCCGGCGGCGCGTTCCAGATCAGCCCATGCAGTCCAGAACTCGCGCCAGACGCCGATGTAGTCGCGCGCCGCGTTGATCTGCGCCTGTTTCGCAGCCAGCAGCTCGTACACGCCGACCAGCATGCCGTTGTAGAACTTCAGCGTCTCTTCCACGACGCGCTCGGCGAGCGGGAGGATCGCTTCGCGGTAATGCCTGACCGAATCATGCGCGGCCGCAAGCCGGCCCATGGCTTCGCGGACCTCGGCGCGCACGTCGATGGCGAGTTGCGCGTAGCGGCTTTCCGCCTCGCGCAATTGCGCTTCCAGCCGGGCGATGCGCGCCTGGCCGCGATCGAACAGCGGAAGCCCCAGTTCCAGCTCCGGACCGCGCGCGGTGCCGCCATCCGGATCGCGCTTGACAGTGAAGCCGATACCGAACGCCGACAGCCAGCGCGTCTGCTTCGTGTAGTGAAGCGCCAGGTGCACGGCTTCGACTTCGGCGCGCTGCGCCGCCAGGTCCAGGCGCTGGTCGACCGCTTTGTTCTCCAGTTGCGGAGCCGGCGGCAGCCGGTCAGGAACGTCCGGCAGTCGGTCGGGAAGCCGCCAGGCGGTATCCTCGCCCCACAAGCCGAGCAGGCGATTGAGCTTCTCCCGATCGGCATTGAACGCGGCCTCGGCGCGCGCGGCCTCGAGCGAAGACTGCGCGTGGAAGGATTGCTGCAGAGCCTGCTCGCGCAGGCTCAGATTGCCGGCCTGGTACTGGCGTCGGGCCAGCTCGGCCGCGGCTTCGGTCGCATCCGTTACTTGCACGAAAAGCTCGATGGCTTGTCGATCCGCGACCAGGGCGTACCAGGCGCGCTTGACTTCGGCGATCAGATCGAGCGCCGATTGCGCGACTTCCAGGCGAGTGCGCTCCAGGTCGGTTGCCGCAAGCTTCTTGCGCGCCGAAAGCGTGACGACATTGAGGAAGTCCTCGAACAGCGACAGTTCGCTCTCGGTACCGGCATCGTCCCTGAGCAGGGACAGGCCGAACACCGGGTTGTCCAGCAAGCCGGCCCGGATCAGGTCCGCGCGCGCCACCTGCGCGCGCGCCAGCCGTGCGCGCATCTCGCGGTTGTTGACGAGCGCGATGGCGATGGCTTCGTCAAGGCTGAGTTCGTCGGCGAGCATCGCGCGCACCGCCTGGCGCACGGCCCGGTCTTCGGGAACGCCCGCGTTCCAGTCCACCGGCCGCGAAACCCGCGCGGACACGGTTTGCGCGACCTCGCCTTGGACGCGATCGCCAGGCAGGTTCGCGCACGCGCCCAGCAGGGGCAGAGTCAGCACCACCAGAATTCGAGTCAGGCTCCGCCTCGCGCTCATCGGTCCTGATCCCCGTGGTCATGGTGGGAATGAGCGTCTTCGGGGGAGGCTTTCCCTTTACCTGTCGAAGGCGCGGGTGCGCTCGACTGCGTGGCCCGGTAGCGCTCGAGAACCGTAGCCGGATTCACGACCCCCGGCGCGGCGGCCGGGTCGGCGGGATGGTCGGCCGCGCGCTGCCAGGTGCCGGCGGCGCAGCCGGAAAGCATCAGGGCGCCCGCAGCAGCGAGCGCAAGTCTGTTCGAGAACATAAGCTCCTCACGCGGATTCGCGGGCAAACGGCCCGCAGCCGAGCACGAGCGCGCAACGGCCAGCGGCGGCTGCGCACAGAACTCAGATCAGCGTAAAGAGCGGAGGTCGGTGCTCCGGGAGAGGAACGGTGCCGTGCAGGATGCCGGGCGCGGAGGCAGGTGCGGCAACAGAAACGAAGCCGGCCCCG
This window contains:
- a CDS encoding copper-binding protein, with product MKTAILATAAALSLGLALPPANAADEEHSGHHASQSDKIHRGKGLVESVDLAKGVITMEHEPIQSLRWPRMVMDFKAHDPALLKGLKEGDRVEFDLVKMGKEYHITRIAPVR
- a CDS encoding TolC family protein: MSARRSLTRILVVLTLPLLGACANLPGDRVQGEVAQTVSARVSRPVDWNAGVPEDRAVRQAVRAMLADELSLDEAIAIALVNNREMRARLARAQVARADLIRAGLLDNPVFGLSLLRDDAGTESELSLFEDFLNVVTLSARKKLAATDLERTRLEVAQSALDLIAEVKRAWYALVADRQAIELFVQVTDATEAAAELARRQYQAGNLSLREQALQQSFHAQSSLEAARAEAAFNADREKLNRLLGLWGEDTAWRLPDRLPDVPDRLPPAPQLENKAVDQRLDLAAQRAEVEAVHLALHYTKQTRWLSAFGIGFTVKRDPDGGTARGPELELGLPLFDRGQARIARLEAQLREAESRYAQLAIDVRAEVREAMGRLAAAHDSVRHYREAILPLAERVVEETLKFYNGMLVGVYELLAAKQAQINAARDYIGVWREFWTAWADLERAAGAALAIPAAAGDATSTQSPAARPEDQGQHQHGDSQ
- a CDS encoding cupredoxin family protein, with the translated sequence MKTRFLLAVMATGVAGLVSAAVSADEKHHGHGAHAHHAAHASAAGKPGMAAAVRRTIKVVMLDSMRYEPSSITVKAGETVRFVVENKGKLTHEFGIGTPEEQAAHAEMMQAMPGMKHDEPNVITVEPGETKALIWQFTRPGTFEIACHVPGHYPAGMKMTVTSAK
- a CDS encoding copper oxidase, with translation MITRRDLLKTGAALFAGGAVSAAFRPATAAEKASAATRPPLPAPAGVSYAPVVTLNGWTLPWKMEGGVKVFHLVAEPVKREFAPGMIVNCWGYNGSTPGPTIECVEGDRVRILVTNKLPEHTSIHWHGIFLPNGMDGVGGLTQPQIQPGETYVYEFTLRQNGTFMYHPHADEMVQMALGMMGMFIVHPRTPEHPKIDRDYCFILHNFAVHAGTATPDPSVMTDFNMWAFNSRVFPGIDPLVARTGDRVRIRIANLSMHEHPIHIHGTAFEVTGTDAGWIAPSARYKETTLLVPVGNIRVGEFVADAPGDWALHCHKSHHTMNAMGHEVPNMIGVKHDDIARRIRKLVPGYMAMGETGMAEHAAHTAMGHMKLPENTLPMMTGEGPFGPIEMGGMFTVVKVRDAQPPGDYTDPGWYEHPKGTVAWKLEGDIPVPVRQDFKPTPEEDTDQQARSG